From the genome of Triticum aestivum cultivar Chinese Spring chromosome 3B, IWGSC CS RefSeq v2.1, whole genome shotgun sequence, one region includes:
- the LOC123071214 gene encoding ubiquitin-conjugating enzyme E2-17 kDa isoform X1 produces MASVLVHACRQSGCDVDQIMTKASKIEVHASTNVKPLEQPKEDMGKTIILVGKLLNFNDKSVRMKKELIMASKRILKELKDLQKDPPTSCSAGPSGEDMFHWQATIMGPPDSPYAGGVFLVNIHFPPDYPFKPPKVSFKTKVFHPNINSNGSICLDILKEQWSPALTISKVLLSICSLLTDPNPDDPLVPEIAHMYKTDRSKYETTARSWTQKYAMG; encoded by the exons ATGGCGTCAGTGCTCGTCCACGCGTGTCGACAGAGCGGATGTGATGTGGACCAGATCATGACCAAGGCATCAAAGATTGAGGTTCATGCTAGCACAAATGTTAAACCATTAGAGCAGCCAAAGGAGGACATGGGCAAAACCATTATCTTAGTGGGGAAGCTTCTG AATTTCAACGACAAGTCGGTCCGGATGAAGAAA GAGCTTATCATGGCTTCAAAACGTATCCTGAAGGAACTGAAGGACTTGCAGAAAGATCCTCCGACATCATGCAGTGCAG GTCCTTCTGGCGAGGATATGTTCCATTGGCAGGCAACAATTATGGGTCCTCCTGATAGTCCCTATGCTGGAGGTGTTTTCTTAGTGAATATCCATTTCCCCCCGGACTACCCCTTCAAGCCTCCGAAG GTATCGTTCAAGACAAAGGTCTTCCATCCGAACATCAATAGCAATGGAAGCATATGCCTCGACATTCTGAAGGAGCAATGGAGTCCTGCTTTGACAATCTCTAAG GTTCTGCTTTCAATCTGCTCGCTGCTTACCGACCCTAACCCGGACGACCCTCTCGTCCCCGAGATTGCCCACATGTACAAGACGGATCGGTCCAAGTATGAGACGACAGCCCGCAGCTGGACGCAGAAGTATGCCATGGGATGA
- the LOC123071214 gene encoding ubiquitin-conjugating enzyme E2-17 kDa isoform X2, whose product MASKRILKELKDLQKDPPTSCSAGPSGEDMFHWQATIMGPPDSPYAGGVFLVNIHFPPDYPFKPPKVSFKTKVFHPNINSNGSICLDILKEQWSPALTISKVLLSICSLLTDPNPDDPLVPEIAHMYKTDRSKYETTARSWTQKYAMG is encoded by the exons ATGGCTTCAAAACGTATCCTGAAGGAACTGAAGGACTTGCAGAAAGATCCTCCGACATCATGCAGTGCAG GTCCTTCTGGCGAGGATATGTTCCATTGGCAGGCAACAATTATGGGTCCTCCTGATAGTCCCTATGCTGGAGGTGTTTTCTTAGTGAATATCCATTTCCCCCCGGACTACCCCTTCAAGCCTCCGAAG GTATCGTTCAAGACAAAGGTCTTCCATCCGAACATCAATAGCAATGGAAGCATATGCCTCGACATTCTGAAGGAGCAATGGAGTCCTGCTTTGACAATCTCTAAG GTTCTGCTTTCAATCTGCTCGCTGCTTACCGACCCTAACCCGGACGACCCTCTCGTCCCCGAGATTGCCCACATGTACAAGACGGATCGGTCCAAGTATGAGACGACAGCCCGCAGCTGGACGCAGAAGTATGCCATGGGATGA